ataaatatctagataaggggtgacctagatttacttctaatgtctttgcccaaaataaaatcatggtcccaaaaaaccatgatcccaaaaaatcgttcttagtaAAGGAGGTCACTATTGGGTTTTAATTTAGAATTTCTCTTCTTTAGTAAAGGAGGTCACTGTTGGGCTTCTCTTTAGAATGTCTTGCTAGACGAGGAAAGAATGTAAGCCAATCCCTTTAATTTGAAGTAATTCCGAGTGGCAGAATACTTTTTTTTCCTGGTGATCCCTGACTCAGTAGGGTCACAATATTGTGGCTCTTGCTGTTGTTTTCCTATATAAATGGGAACTCATCTGCAAGGTTAGCTAACTACAAACATCTTCCTTAGTGCACTCTAGAGTTGTACTTGTATTTTGTTTtgcgagaaaagaaaaaaaagaaacaaaaacaaaacaacatgacAATGGTGATGGAGTTGCCAAGGTTCTTTGCACTTGAATCGGTTGACGTTTCAAAGTATCTGAGGCACGAGAAGGGAGATGATGCAAACTGTACGGGCGAGGAAGTCGTGAGTCCGTACACTAAATTCGAGGGGAAGATGCCCAGCAAGAAGGATAACAACGGCAAAGATCTCGTTCACATAAGATGCTGCTACAACAACAAGTACTTGGTTAAATTAGATAACAGTGATCGGATCTCTCCAAGGGCAACGGCTCCAGTGGAAGATCAAACCGATCCGTCATGTACATTGTTTGAGCCGATCTTTAATAATGACGGGAGAGTTCAATTTAAGCATGTCCAACTCAACCAAGCCGTGGGTGTATATGCTGCTGACCAGAACTGCATAAAAGTTGCTCCAAATGCGGAGGCATCATATTTTAATGTTGTCAACTGGCAGTCATTGATGGTTCTTCCAAAACATGTTGCGTTCAAAGGACAAGATGGAAAGTACCTCAATGTCCTCATTGATGATTCTCATAGTTGCAGCCTGGTATTTAGTTCCGATGACGCTGGAGATGAAACAGTAGCTCAAGAGGTCGTCACCACTCGTGACGGAAGCATCTGTTTAAAATCCGATTACACAACTGACTATTGGTATCAAAACCGTGATGATAAAATCATCGCTAACGGCAGAAGGAATAACTTTCAGCCTGTTAAATTGGCCGACAACATCATCGCTCTCCGATGCTTGAGTAGCAACAGGTATTGCAGGAGCGTCAAGGACGGAGATAATTACTACCTCAAAGCTGACAGGTCCACCATCTCTAGCGATACACGTCTCGAGGTGGAAGAGCTGGTGCTGCGTAGGAGTATCTATAACGTCCAATTTCGCAAGTCGGATAGTAGGATCTATGGCGAGACGGAGATAACAGTGGCATCAGGAGAAGTTGTGAACCGAACTAACGCCGATGATACTGTAGAGCTAAAGCTTTCATACGCCGATACCCGGGCTCACAGTTGGAATTTTAGTGGTTCGTTGACATTCGGTGCAAAATATACGATAAAAACCGGTGTACCTCTGATTTGTGAAAGCAAGATCGAAATTTCGGCTTCCATTACCCTAGGAATTCAATATACAACAACTAATTCAACTACAATATTAGCTGAGACTGTTTATAAAGTTAATGTGCCCGCTAATACAAGTGTGAAGGTGAGTCTCAAAGCTACAAAAGGATATTGCGACGTTCCCTTCTCATACACCCAGTGTGATACACTATATAACGGCCAAACTGAAACCTACAGGAAACATGATGGCGTCTTTACAGGCAACAATGCTTACTATTTGAGGTACGAGACAGCAGAAAAAGCTCTTTGATGCGCGAGGggtataaaaatactaaaatcgTATTACTATTAATATTGTTTGTATTTGTAGTCTTTAAGTGAAGAACAGATCTCATGTTTGTGGGtattttattattactattaaTATTGCTTGTATTTGTAGTCTTTAAGTGAAGAACAGATCTGATGTTTGTGGGTATTGGACGTCACTggaaaaccctcacgagactttaCTCGTCCTCTAGAGTCAACCTAGAGGTTTAAAAGGCTT
The nucleotide sequence above comes from Papaver somniferum cultivar HN1 unplaced genomic scaffold, ASM357369v1 unplaced-scaffold_13530, whole genome shotgun sequence. Encoded proteins:
- the LOC113334320 gene encoding uncharacterized protein LOC113334320; the encoded protein is MVMELPRFFALESVDVSKYLRHEKGDDANCTGEEVVSPYTKFEGKMPSKKDNNGKDLVHIRCCYNNKYLVKLDNSDRISPRATAPVEDQTDPSCTLFEPIFNNDGRVQFKHVQLNQAVGVYAADQNCIKVAPNAEASYFNVVNWQSLMVLPKHVAFKGQDGKYLNVLIDDSHSCSLVFSSDDAGDETVAQEVVTTRDGSICLKSDYTTDYWYQNRDDKIIANGRRNNFQPVKLADNIIALRCLSSNRYCRSVKDGDNYYLKADRSTISSDTRLEVEELVLRRSIYNVQFRKSDSRIYGETEITVASGEVVNRTNADDTVELKLSYADTRAHSWNFSGSLTFGAKYTIKTGVPLICESKIEISASITLGIQYTTTNSTTILAETVYKVNVPANTSVKVSLKATKGYCDVPFSYTQCDTLYNGQTETYRKHDGVFTGNNAYYLRYETAEKAL